The stretch of DNA CCGCGGACTCAAGATAGAGAAATTCCTCAAGGCAAGATCAGTAAAAAGCAAGCATGGTTTTTTGCGATTCTTTCATTAACGATTTTGATTTTCTCGGCTTTTCAATTACCAAGACTTTGTCAAATCCTCTTGCCAATTGCTTTGACTTGGCTTTTTGCTTATTCTTGGATGAAGCGTGTGACTTGGCTTTGTCATTTTGTTCTTGGTACCACTCTTGGAGGGGCTACGCTTGGAGCTTGGATTGCTGTTACTGGTAATTTAGATTCACTGGCGCCAGTTTACCTTGCACTTGCTGTTAGCTTTTGGGTTGCAGGTTTTGATATTTTTTATTCATTACAAGACGAAGTTTTTGACTTAAGTCAAAAACTTCACTCTATCCCTGCCCGATTTGGCAAAGCGACAGCCGTCAAAATCGCTCGTTTTACTCATTTATTAACACCAATCTTCTTATATCTTTGTGGTGAAGAACTTGAGCTTGGTTTTTATTTCAAGCTGGCAATATTGTTTACTGTTGTAGCACTGTTTTATGAACAGCGACTAGTCAACGAACAGAAAATTGAAAAGGCATTTTTTACTGTTAATAGTTGGATCTCTGTAATGATCATGGTCTTTGTAATATTGGAGTTGAGTTTGAGTGTTTAAGTATTTGCTCAAACATTATCGTGGATATTTATTAGGGATTGTCTTTTTGATTATCACTAATCTCTTGGCTGCTTATATTCCACAGCTTATAAAAAAAGTAGTAGACATGATTGAAATTCAGGACTCCGCTCTGTTAGAAGTTCTAGCTTGGGCTAGTTTTCTTGCTGTGCTAATGGCAATAATGAGAGCGGCCTCTCGCCAAATCATATTTGCTATTGGTCGTGAGATTGAATTTGAACTTAAAAAAGATATCTTTAATCATTTGGTGACCTTGCCACCTGGTTTTTTTTCGGAGAGTTCCAAAGATGGAATCTCGACTCAGGCGGGTAGCCTAATTTCAATAATCACTAATGATGTCCAGTCTATTAGAGCCCTTGGTGGTTTTGCAATGCTTAATATATTCAATACTGTAATTGCTTTTGCTGTGATTCTACCTTTGATGTTTGATTTACATACCGAATTAACCTGGGCTTTTCTGGCTTTGATTCCTATTGTGATTCTATTTGTGATTTCTTTAAGTGGCAAGATCAAAGACTATCAAAATTGGGTTCAAGAAGAACTTGCACGTATTAGTAATTTCATTGAACAAAACCTGAGTGGTATTCATATTATCAAGGCTTACGCTCAAGAACAGGCAGAGCTCAATCGTTTTTCTGTTATCAATGATCAATTAAAACAAGCCTATTTGAAATTAATTCAGGTGCGTAGTTTTATTGGGCCAGTGATGCGAGTAATTGCAAGTCTCGGTTTTGTTTTACTTTTGTACATGGGTGGTAAATCAATTATCGCTGGAGAGTTTAGTGCTGGTGACTTTGCTGCTTATGCACTTTATGTTCAAAGGCTGATCTGGCCTGTCGCCACGCTTGGTTGGTTAATCACTATCATTTATAGAGCTCAAGTAAGTGAAAAAAGAATTAACGGTATTCTTCAAGTTGATCCGACTATCAAAGATCGTGACGACGCTATTAAAAAAACTAGCTTTGAAACTGAAATTGAAATCAAAGCCCTTAATACAAAAATAACTAAAGGATCAATGGTTGGTATTGTCGGTGCAATCGGCTCAGGTAAAACAGTACTAGCTCATAAATTAATGCATCTTAAAGAGTTGACTGATGATGAGATTTTAATTGATGGGATTGATATCAAGGATATTCAATTAAATTCATTGCGTACTTTGGTGAACCTAGTACCCCAAACTAATTTTCTTTTTTCGAGTTCGGTTTTTGATAATATTGTTTACGCCAAAGATCTAAGTCGAGATCAAGTGATTGAGCTCGCTAAGAAAGTGAATATCCATGATGAGATTATGTCCTTGTCTGAGTGCTATGACAGTATAGTTGGTGAGCGTGGTGTAACCCTCTCAGGAGGACAGAGACAAAGAATTGCTATCGCCAGAGCATTAGCACTGGATCCGGAGATTTTAGTGCTCGATGATTCTTTAAGTAGTCTTGATAACGAGAGCTCTAAGTTGATTTTGCATAATATCATCGGTTTGCGTAAAAACAAAACTACTATTTTCATTACTCATAATGAAAGTATTTTAAATGAGATGGATCAATTAATTAAATTGGAGAGAGTAGGCTGATGAATAACTGGCAGCTAATCAAAACCCTATATCCATTCATGAAGCCTTTCAAATGGCAAATTATTATCGCATTAGCTATTTTACCTTTAAGTTCTGCAACCTATTCTATTCAACCTGTTTTGCTACAAAAAGCAGTTGACGGTCCTATTGCTGCATTTGATTTAGCTGGACTTTGGACTTATGCTTTATTCTTGCTTGGCGCTGTTGCTATCAATTTTGTTTTGCAAGTTGCACAGTTCTATATTATGAACAAAGTCGGTCAGTCGATGGTAGCTGATATTCGCTACTCTCTTTTTGTGCATCTTGAATCTATGTCTATGAGCTTCTTTGACCGCAATCCTGTTGGTCGCTCGGTTTCAAGAGTCACTAGTGACATGGAGCAACTCGCTGAAAGCTTTGTTGGTGGATTGGTTTTAATTCTGCTCGATATTTTCAATATTCTAGGGATTCTATTATTTATGTTTTACCTCAATTGGAGATTGAGTTTAGTAGTTTCAGTTTTTTTGATACCGATTTATTTTATTACTATTTATTACCAAGAGCTTTATCGTAAAGCCAATTTGATGGCTCGCAAGGAGCTTGCTAAGCTCAATTCTTTCTTGCAACAAAATATAGTTGGTATTTCTGTTGTTCAAGTATTAAACAGCACAGCCAAAAGTATGAACAAGTTTGCTGAATACAATCGTCAATATTTTAAAGCCAATGACGAAAGTATCAAAGCAGATGCACGGCTTTCGGCTACTATAGAAATGATTTCACTGTTTGCTATCATCGCTTTAATTTATATTAGTTCAAAGATCTTTGCTAGTTCTGTACTAAGTATCGGTATGATACTTGCTTTTATACAGTACTCGCAGGCACTGTTTGAGCCGATTCGCAATCTTAGTGATCGTTTTACGGTAATTCAATCTGCTTTTACTGCAATAGAAAGAATGAGTGAATTATTAGATGAACCGATTAGTATTCAAGACCATAAATCTTTAACTTGCACACAAGAGAACAAAGATGCGCCACTTATCAATTTTAAAAATATCCAATTTCAATATCAAGACAAAACACCTGTACTTAATGACGTTAGTTTTCAAGTACAGCAAGGTCAAAAAATAGCAATTATCGGCAAGACTGGTTCGGGCAAAAGTACCATCATTAAACTATTGACTCGTCTGTATGAACTTGATCAAGGTTTAATTGAAATTAATGGAGTCGACATCAAAGAGATTCCTCAGTATCAACTACGAGAAAAAATAGCCGTGATTCACCAAGACACATATATTTTTGCAGGTAATTTAGAATCCAATATCAAACTAGGACGAGACGAGTCCAAGCTTGATATGCAGCTTGCTCAGCGCTTCCTCGACTTGGCTCCTGGTCTAAGACAAGAACGTGATCTTTTGAATTTGTCCAATGTTTCATCTGGCGAGGAGCAAGTGATCAACTTTGCTCGTGCATTAGTTGCTAGACCGGAGATTCTTGTGCTTGATGAAGCAACAGCCAAGATTGACTTGGAAACAGAGAAGGCGATCTATGAATTATTGAATGAATATATCAAAGGGAAGACTTTAATTACTATTGCTCACAGATTAGAGACTATTAAGAGTGCGGACTTGGTATTGAAACTTGAAAACGGTTTGCTGACACGCTGACAAACGAAGTTTTTCTAGTCGGGTCTATGAAAAAAGGTTCTGACCGTGCAAAGCAGGTGTCAGATAGGGGTTGATACTTTGCATTTCTCAGTGCACCCTTAATTAAGCAGTAGCACCAAGACTCGACCATGAGCTGTTGTCATTATCAACGCCAGCCATTTTTGCTTGATTTATATTAGTTAAGGAAAATTGTAATTTGCCGTTATTTTGTGCAACAGTGACATTAGTATCATCATCAAAGCCCCTCAATTCACTAGGGTAATGTTTGCCATCTATATTTAATTTACCTTTTTGGGCAGTAAGCGTAGCACCTTCAGCAAGTTGTAGGCTGACTCTACTTGGTATATTGGTCGACCCTTCTTGTATATTTGTTTTTATATCGATCCCAGATCCAGCTGATACTGCAAATGAATTACCTTGTTGTAGGTTGAGAACAATTTGGAGCCTGGCTCCTTTTTCGTGACCAGGTACGTTTCCAAATTTCAGATGGGCTCCATTTGCTAAGTCAAAACTATTTGGCTTAAATCCAGGTATTTTACCTAATATTGATTCCGGTATGTGTTTGTTGATCTGACTACCATCAGATTTTTGAGCACCAAGTAAAATTGTCGGTACTTGGCCAGATAGTTGTATAAATTTTGTTATTAATAATCCAGCAACCATAATGAAAACCTAGTTCTCCCAAGTACTTTTAACAATTTCAAGTTAAGACTAGGTTAAACAGGATACGACCCTGATCCCTTTGTATGTATACATACCAGTACTAATTCTTAATTTTTGCTTAGATTAGGTATTTTTCTTCATTTATCGCTGACGTTTCTTGCAATCCTTTATATGATTAGATCGATTCACTAGAAATTTGATTTCATCGAATTAGTGATTTAAAGAATAACAATGAATACAATTTTAAGTTCGGAACATTGGTGGTACAAAGCATGATTAACAGTAAATTTTTAAGTTCGGATGAGGGTAGTTCAGCCAAGTTCTTTATGTTCTCAGCCATTGTTTGGTTGGTATTAGGAATGGCTGCTGGCCTTTTAGCAGCATTGGAGTTTTCTTTTCCAGATTTAACTAAAGGAATACCTCAATTATCGTTTACGCACTTGAGACCTGCTCACGTGAATACAATTGCCTTTGGCTGGTTGTCAATGGCTAATATTGGTTCGGCGCTTTATATTATCCCAGCTCTTTGTAAGACCAAGCTCTACTCAGAGAAATTAGCCAACTTTGTTTGCTATGTTTGGAATTTTGTTATTGGTGGCGGTGCAATAGCATTAATGAATGGCTTTACAGAGGGACGTGAGTATGCGGAATATACTTGGCCTTTTGATATTTTGGTTTTAGTAGGACTATTCTTACTTTCTTACAATCTTTTTAGAACAGTTCTTAATAGACAAGTCAAAAAACTCTATGTATCCGTTTGGTATATCATGGGGGCTTTCTTTTGGATGCCGTTTGTTTATTTAGTAGGTAACCGTACTTTTGTTGCAATGGATGGATTGAATGATGGAATCCTCAACTGGTTTTATGGACACAATATATTGGGAATGTGGTTTACAGTACTTGGTGTTGGTATAGCTTATTACATGGTACCTAAGATGAGCGGTAAACCGATTTGGAGTCATAGCTTGTCAATGATTGGCTTTTGGACTATTGCATTTTTCTATGCACCCACAGGTACTCATCATTTACTACAGTCACCAGTGCCAGAATGGCTTAAAGCTCTTGCGGTAATTTTCTCTGCAGCTTTAGTCATCCCGGTGATAACCGTTTTAACTAATTTCTATATGTCAATGAAAGGATCATGGTGGATGCTGACTACAAATATGCCACTTCGTTTTGTGATGACAGGTGCTTTTTGGTATTTCATTACTTGTATACAAGGACCTTTTCAGGCGACACGTGGAATCAATTGGTACATTCACTTCACTCAATGGGTTGTTGCTCACGCTCATGCCGCTTTGCTTGGTACATTTACATTCTTTGTAATAGGATCACTTTATTACGGCATACAAAGACTTACTGGCAAAAAGATTTACAGTGTTCGTTTAGTTAAATGGCATTATTGGTTGCTTACAATTGGATTCTTATTATTTTTCTTGAGTCTTACTGTAGGTGGATTACAGCAGTCAGTAGGATGGGCTCTTGGTTACCCAGTAGCTCAATGGTCATTAATTCTCCCACCAATGTGGTTGGTTAGATCAATTGGAGGAGTAATGATGTTTGCCAGTAGCTGTTTATTTGCCTACAATATATTTAGAAGTATGAATAGCCCAAGTATTTCATCTGAGGATGAACTTAATATGGCGGTACCAACTGAGAACTAAGGAAAGGATTTAGGAAATGTCTGACAAAAATACAAATGAAAAAATAGGTACAAAGGGATATATACTGCCAGCAGTTGTAGTTGCTCTGTCTTTTATGATGATCTACACAGTAGTTGTATTGATTCCTGATATGACGATGATTAATATCAAGCCTACAAAGTATGCGATGGAATATGTTCTCAAAGATACTGATGGCAATATCGTCATTGATGAAAAGGGCAAACCTAAATTAAGTCAGGCTGGTAAAGGACGTGCAGTTTACGTCAGAGAAGGTTGTTTTTATTGCCACTCACAATTTGTTAGACCACAGGATAGAGATTTCGGTTCTCGAGTACATGCTGGTGACTATGTTAATGAAACACCAAACGTATTGGGTACATCAAGAACAGGTCCAGACTTGAGTAATGAAGGTCTCAAAATGCCAGATGCCTGGCATATTGGACATCTTGATAATCCAAGAGCTTATACTCCCGGTTCAATTATGCCTTCTTTTAGTTTCTTGAGTGAGGTAGACACAGCTAACTTGGTTGCCTATCTACAAACACTTGGTGCTAAGCGTTTTCAAGATCCTGAGAATAAACCAATTTACGAAGCATATTATCCAGAAGCTGACACAGCTTTTTGGGTAGCATCTGAACACCACAAACCCAACGTTGATAGTGCAACAGCTGCCAATGGTGGTGCTGGAATCTTTAGACAAAACTGTGCAGCTTGTCACGGAACGAACGGACTTGGTAACGGACCAAACGCTCTTGCCATGAACAAAAAACCAGCCAACTTCTCAAGACCTTTCTTCAAGGCTTATTCTGACAAGACTTGGTACTATAAAGTAGCAGAGGGTGTACCTGGTACCAGAATGCCGCGTTGGAAACTTGCGCTGAAGCCTGAACAAATGTGGTACTTAGTTGCATTCTTAAAAACTCTTCCACAAGACAAAGAAGTGATTATTCAGGATTATCAAACAATTAATGATAAGGATTGGGAAGAGCAATCAGTACTGCCTACTGGATTAATAAACAAATACAAAGAAATTGGACATCACAAAGCTACTGGTACTTACCATGTAAATCCAGGTGGCTTGACTGGTACAGAGACCAGTGCAGGAGGAACTAGTGGACACTAATATTGCTTTTTCTCTTCAAGACTGGATACTGAGTGTCTTTAACAAGGAAGGGATTGCGGTTTTTGCAATTTTTTCTTCAACATTCTTTTTATTAGCAGGATGTTTGGCTTACTGGGCTTTTAAAAGTGGACAGTTTGATGATATTGAGGCAGCCAAATTCGAGATGATGGGGACAGGAGTTTAAAACATATGACGGAAAATACAAATACCAATTTAAATCTAGATGAAATGTCACCAATTTCACCAGCCTTGTCAAAATCTTTAGTAACACCTGCTGCTGAATACAAAGTTAGCCACAATAAGCCACCTTTATTTTTGGTAGTACTATATATTTTAGTTATCGCCTGGTGTAGCATTAGTTGGATACCGTTTTATGGATATTAAAGTCAAAATGAAAAGTAAAAAAAGAATCGTCTGGATTGTTTCACTAGCGCTGATAATGAGCTTAATTGTTGTTGCACCTCTAATGGCTGCTTCACGTACTGGATTGCAGTCAAGTCTAATTAAAGACTGGCACTCTGAAGTGGATAGAGCCCAGTGTCCCGACTTCCTTTATCCATCACATACTCCTTCAATCGTTAGTGGTCAGAAAGTATACCAAGCCAATTGTGCTAGATGTCACGGAGAGCCGCCTACTAAAGACCAGCAAGTTATTAGCTATATGCGCGCACAAAGTCCAGAAAAACAATTTGAAAGAATTTGTGGTCATAAGCACCAAATGAATAAGGCTTTGACTATTGATGAGCGTTGGGATTCGCTACTCTATATGAGAACTAATATACTTGGTTATTACCCAGCCAACTCACAAGAAGCTTCAGAAATGGATGCACTGTTTGGTGGTAATTGCGCTATTTGTCATGGAACCAGAGGACAGGGAGATGGTAACTTACACAAGATGCTTAATCCTCAACCTGCCAACTTTAATATGTTCAAGCGTCTTTATACTCGCTCTGACGAGAAATTATTTAATGAGATTTCTTATGGAATTCCTTGGACAGCAATGCCTGCTTGGAAAGATAGACATGACTTTGATAGACAAGAAGATTTTAATCCTGAGCTAATTTGGAAATTAGTTCGTTATGTTCGTAGTTTTGCATATTCTCAAGAAGTAGACAGGCTGGATATCGGTCGACAAAAACTTGAAGATTATAAGAAAGAAATAGGTGAATCTAATTAATATGAAATTTGAAAGAAGAGAGTTTATAAAGACCTTGCTTGCAGTCCCCGTAATTGGCGGCATTTCGGCATTGTTTATTTCACCCTTTGTTAGGTTTCTCAAGCCAAGTTCTGGTCCGCTTGCAACAGCTGAGATCTTCAAGCAACCAGACAAACCATCACCGGTTCGTGAGATCAGTTTCAGTGTCTCTGATTTCCCCGAGAACTGGTCCTTTAAGTATTTTATGTTTCAAGAGTCTAATCGCGAATATACTTCTGTCGGTGAACAAATCAAAACTATTCCTGGTGTGATTGTTAGAACCCCGACGCCAGACGGCAGTGCTGACTTTGTCGTATTTAGTCGTGTTTGCCCTCACTTAGGTTGTGTGTTTAATTTCGTTCCTATTGAAGCTGAGGTAGCTAAGGGATATAACTATGCTCCGCCTCCAGGACAAAAAGTTTTTGCTTGTCCTTGTCATCTTTCAGTTTATGACCCAATGCAAACTGACACCAAAGGTAGAGGCAAGGTAGTTTCTGGTCCTGCACCAAGATCACCATTTAAGTTTAACTTCATAAGACAAGGAGAAAGAATATTGGTTAGTAGTTTAGAGTCAGGAGGGATCTCTTAATGGAATTGCCTTCTATATTTAAAGCAGCAAAAAAATCAGTAATGGATAGATTAAAGAATGTTGATTTCTTTGATGAAACTTTTGTTGATAAACAAGTAGACAATGTATGGTACAAACTTGGACCAATACAGTGGCTCACTTGGATAGTAACTATTGTTACTGGAGCTATATTGGTAGCTTTCTATGTGCCAACATCTGAACAAGCATATGACACTATCATTGTAATTCAAGAACACATACCATTTGGTGGATTGATGAGAGGTATGCACAAGTATGGAGCTGATGCTTTTATTATTGCTTGTATCTTGAAGATGTACCGTATGTTTATTTGTGCTGATTACAAAGGCAACAGAGAACTCAATCTATGGATTTGTTTCTTCCTCTTGCTACTTGGGTTTTATTCTGGACTTTCTGGTTATTTATTAATTTGGAACCAAAGAGCTTTTTGGGCGACCAAAGTATTTGCGACCTTCCCTGGTTATATGGACCAGTTTGGTCTTAACTTAGCTTTCTTAGGTGAGACTATTGTTACTCAATTAGTCAAATGGGGTGTACCAACTAGTTTGCCAGCGATCCCTGTTTCTGAGGGTGGTGGAATTCTTCTGGATATGAAACTGCTTAATCAATACATCAACTTTAATATGGGAATGGTTACTCAGCAAATCTTGCTTGGTGGTAGTGCCATTGGACAAGCGACAATCACTAGATTCTATTCAATGCATATGGCATTATCGACTATTGGTTTGATTGTTGTTGAGCTTTATTTTTATAGCAACAAAAAGAAGCGTTTCAATATTCCTTGGAGTGAGGGATTCTTGATCATCTTTATGATAGCTGCAGCTGCAACTATTTTCCCTGCTGAAATGGGAGCAAGAGCAAACCCGGCTGTAACGCCATTACCAATTCTTTCTGACTGGTATTTCTTGGCTCTTTATCAAATGTACAAATATATCGAGCCCGTACTAGCAACGTTTATTACTATGCTAATTCCTGCAACTGTACTTTTGTTGCCGTTCTTTGACCGGGGCAAGGAGAAGAGTATTACCAAGAGACCAATAATTATGTGGACTGCTATTATGGGTGCAATTAGTACTATTGCTTTCTCTGTTTTGATTATTCTTAATATCGCCAATATCAACACAGACCCACCTTACTGGGTTGCTGGTACAACTATATTGATTGCAATTGGAATTTATTTTTCTCAGAAACAATATGCCGGAATTAATAGATGGAAACTTGCTTTAGTTCATGTTTTATTCTTGGTTTGCTATTTAGGAAGAATTCATACAGTGCCTTATTTTGGTTTGCCTTTAGAAGATATACTTGGCAACACTTTCTTTGCTGACGGTTCTTGGGGACGTATGTGGATTTTCTATGGTGGTTTTGCTGCTTTGCATATACTTACCGCAATGTGGGAATCTTGCTGTGCTTGCAAAAAGGATGCTAAATAAATGGCTTATTGGACAGTATTTATTTTAGCGGTTTATTCAATCACCCAATTCTTTGGTGGTTATAGATATTTTAAAGCAGGAGAAGAACTTCAAGGCTACCTGATGAACGGTCTTTGGATTTTTATTTTTGCAGCTTCAATGTTATTCTTGACTTACAAGATCTATAGTGAAGAGCGTGCCAAAAACAATATCAAAGAGAGTTTTGCGCCTTTTGAGCTGATTTATAACTGGAGGGAAAACAAATGAAAAATTTAACATGGTTACAGATTGGAGTTGCATTAGCTAATATCGCGGTCTTTGGTTTGATGTTTACCTTGATGGGATATTTTGAGTTGATGGGAGCTGATCAGGCTTACTTTGATGCTGGTACTATTCAAAACATTAAATACATCAATATGATGACTGAGCCATTAGGTTTGACGATCGATCCAGCTAGCCAAGAAAAAGTAACTACCGTTTGGTACGCTGCATGTTTAGGAATTGCACTTGCATTCTCTGGACTTAGTATTATGATTGCCAATCGACGTTCAGATGAGTTTTACGAGGTAACCAATTAATGTTTACAAAAATAGTTAGAGCCGGTCAAGTAGTGTTTTTGAGAATTGAGGATGCCCTCAACAAGATCTTTTCTTCAGAGCAAAACATTCTTTATTATCATGGTGCGATGCCAAATTTCTTCATGTGGATTTTATTCCTTTCAGGTTTATTGTTGTTTGTATACTATATGCCGACACTTGAAGGTGCTTACCAGTCAGTCGAGTACATCACTCACAAGATTCCTTTTGGAGATATGATTCGTGGTATTCATAGATACGCTGCTGATGCGATGTTGATCACTGTCTTGCTGCACGCTCTTAGAGTTTATTTCACTGATAGATATAGATCATATAGAATCATTGCTTGGTACTCAGGAATAGCTTTAATATTCATGATGACCCTTATTGGTATCTCTGGTTATATTCTTGTGTGGGACGAGCGTTCTTACATTATAGTAACCAAAATTAGTGAGTTTCTTGCTGCTTTCCCTATCTGGGGACAAGCCTGGTCACATGCTTTTATTAATGACAACGCAATAAGCAACTATACAATGAGCATGGCTCTGTTCCTGCACACAGGTACTTCATTCTCGCTACTTGTTATGCTGTGGATTCACTATATGAGAATCTCAAGACCTGTGGTCAACGTCACTTGGGCACTCGGTTGTCTGCTTGGTGGAACTATTCTTATATTTGCAGGATTAATGCCAGCTACTTCAGGACCTGAAGCCGTCTTAATTGCTACTCCAACTTACTTTGATATGGATTGGTTCTATTTATGGATTTTCCCTGTTATGGATTACCTTGGCAATATTTGGACTTGGGTTGCATTAGCTGTAGTTACGCTGATAGCGATCTTGCTTCCAGAGTTTGTTAAATCAAGAGATGATGAACCTGCGACAGTAAACAAAGATGCTTGTGTTGGTTGTAAGCTTTGTGCTGTTGATTGTCCTTATGAAGCAATTTATATGGCACCAAGAACAGACGGTTCTAAATTTAAGGAAATTGCAGTTGTGATTGATGCAAGATGTGCTGAGTGCGGTCTTTGTGTTGGCGCTTGCAACTTTGATGCCATTGAATTACCTGC from Cyanobacteriota bacterium encodes:
- a CDS encoding cytochrome b N-terminal domain-containing protein, which produces MFTKIVRAGQVVFLRIEDALNKIFSSEQNILYYHGAMPNFFMWILFLSGLLLFVYYMPTLEGAYQSVEYITHKIPFGDMIRGIHRYAADAMLITVLLHALRVYFTDRYRSYRIIAWYSGIALIFMMTLIGISGYILVWDERSYIIVTKISEFLAAFPIWGQAWSHAFINDNAISNYTMSMALFLHTGTSFSLLVMLWIHYMRISRPVVNVTWALGCLLGGTILIFAGLMPATSGPEAVLIATPTYFDMDWFYLWIFPVMDYLGNIWTWVALAVVTLIAILLPEFVKSRDDEPATVNKDACVGCKLCAVDCPYEAIYMAPRTDGSKFKEIAVVIDARCAECGLCVGACNFDAIELPAHISTDYMDQTRMILEASV